Below is a window of Frigoribacterium sp. SL97 DNA.
ACTGCTCGGCTCACTCGACGCGGCCCACGAACCCGTCGTCGCCGTCGCGGAGGACTCCGCGGAGTGACTCGTCACGACAGGTCCGTGGTGTCGGGGGCCCTCCGATGAAGCGGCCCGACGGATTCGACGAACCAGAACACACCCCGACTCCTCCGGCGGCGCCCAACCGACGCCGTCGGGGACGGGACCCGGAGGCCACCGGGCCCGTCCCCGTCGTCGGTGCCTCGCGGCCTCCCCGAGGTGCTGCCGGTGACTCGCGGGCGGCCGACGCCGACGCATCCGATCCGTCGTCCCCGTCGTCGCTCAAGGGCCGCCTCGGGTCGATCACCGGAGCCCCCGCGGCCTGGCGGGACCGCCTGACGAAGCCCTCGACCTCCGACGCGAGCGATCACCCCGGGCGGGTCGCACCTCGGGGCTCCGAGCCTCCGCGCATCGTGGCACCCGACGGCACGGCCGCCGAGGCCAAGTCGCGAGCCGTCGCGGCACGCCGGCAGGCGCGTCGGGCGTCGAGCGAACGGAGGCGCGTCGAGCGCGTCGAGGTCCGTCGCTTCACGCGTCGCAGCCGACACCGTCGGGCGACCCTGGTGTCGCTCGGGGCCGTCGTGCTCCTCCTCGTCGCGTCCGTCGCGGTCGCCGTGTTCACGCCGCTCCTGTCGTTGCAGACCATCCGTGTCGAGGGGACGGACCGCGTCGACGCCGCGGCCGTGCAGACCGCCCTCGACGGGCAGCTCGGCACGCCCCTCGCCCTCATCGACTTCGACGAGGTCACCCGCGAGCTCGGGGCGTTCCCCCTGATCGCCAGCTACGTGACCGAGACCGCTCCGCCCCACACGCTCGTCGTGCGCATCCAGGAGCGGCAGCCCGTCGCCACGGTCGCCGCGGGGGAGGGGTTCGACCTCGTCGACCCGGCTGGCGTCGTGGTCCAGACGCTCGACGCCCGGCAAGAGGGAGTACCCCTGGTCGACGTCGGGGGAGCAGCCCTCGACGGCCCCGCGTACCGTTCGGTGGCCGAGGTGCTGCTGGCCTTGCCGGTCACGTTGCGTTCGACCGTCGACACCGTGACGGCGTCGACGGCCGACGACGTGACCCTGCAACTCACCTCGGGTGAGCGGGTCGTCTGGGGCAGCGCCGACGAGTCGGCGAAGAAGGCCCAGGTGCTCACCGGACTCATCGCCGACCAGGCCCGGCGCGACCCGGGCGCGAGCGTCGAGTACGACGTGTCCGCGCCCGACAACGGGATCATCAGGACGAGATGAGAGGGTGTGTTCGCGACACGCTGGCCACCCTGGCGACAGCGCCTGCGGCGCACCCATACCTTGTGACTGCAGAACTTGCATACCATGTACAACTTTAACCTTCAACTGCAGAGTTAAGGTTCAAGCGGAGGCCCGGACGTGACAACGAACCATAACTACCTAGCCGTGATCAAGGTCGTCGGTGTCGGCGGCGGTGGCGTCAACGCCGTCAACCGCATGATCGAACTCGGGCTCCGCGGGGTGGAGTTCATCGCCATCAACACGGATGCCCAGGCGCTGCTGTTGAGCGATGCCGACGTCAAGCTCGACGTCGGTCGCGAACTCACCCGGGGCCTCGGCGCCGGTGCCGACCCCGAGGTCGGACGCCGCGCGGCGGAGGACCACGCCGAAGAGATCGAGGAAGCCCTCGCGGGTGCCGACATGGTCTTCGTCACGGCCGGCGAGGGCGGTGGCACCGGCACGGGCGGGGCCCCGGTCGTCGCCCGCATCGCGAAGTCGATCGGCGCACTGACCATCGGTGTCGTCACCAAGCCCTTCGGCTTCGAGGGCAAGCGCCGTCAGGCCCAGGCCGAGGCCGGCGTGGCCGCCCTGAAGGACGAGGTCGACACCCTCATCGTCGTCCCCAACGACCGCCTGCTCGAGATCAGCGAACGCGGCATCAGCATGGTGGAGGCCTTCGGCACGGCCGACCAGGTGCTCCTCGCCGGTGTCCAGGGCATCACCGACCTGATCACCACGCCCGGTCTCATCAACCTCGACTTCGCCGACGTCAAGTCGGTCATGCAGGGTGCCGGTTCGGCCCTCATGGGCATCGGATCGTCGCGGGGCGCGGACCGCGCCATCAAGGCGGCCGAGCTGGCCGTGGCGTCTCCGCTCCTCGAGGCGAGCATCGACGGCGCACACGGGGTGTTGCTGTCCATCCAGGGCGGTTCCAACCTGGGCATCTTCGAGATCAACGATGCGGCGCGCCTGGTGCAGGAGGCCGTCCACGCCGAGGCCAACATCATCTTCGGTGCCGTGATCGACGACACCCTCGGTGACGAGGTCCGCGTGACGGTCATCGCGGCGGGGTTCGACGGTGGTGAGCCCTCGACGAAGGTGAAAGATCGCCGGTCGAGCTTCGTCGACTCCGACGGCCCCACGGCGACCTCGGTCGCCGGTGTCTCGGCCATCGCCGACAGCGGGGCGACGCACGAGCCCGCCGCGTGGAAGCGGCCCGAAGAGCCCGCGACCCAGGCCGTCGACCCGGCCTTCGACGACGGTGACGACGACCTCGACGTCCCGGACTTCCTCAAGTAACGACGCGTGACCGATCCGACGGACGTCGACGGCGACCTGGGCGAGCGTCTCGCCCGGGTCGCCGCGGCCGTCGACGACGCCTGCACCGCTGTGGGACGCTCTCCGGGCGAGCTCACGACGATCGTCGTCACGAAATTCCATCCGCCCGGGCTCATCAGGGCGTTGTACGCCCTCGGGGTCCGCGACGTCGGCGAGAACCGTCACCAAGAGGCGCAGACCAAGGCCGTCGAATTGGACGACCTCGACGGACTCCGGTGGCACTTCGTGGGCCAGTTGCAGTCGAAGAAGGCGCGCCAGGCCCGGCGCTACGCGAACGCCGTCCACTCGCTCGACCGTGACTCGGTCGTCGGTGCGCTCTCGGACGACTCCGGGTCCCTCGTCGACGGATTCGTCCAGGTCAACCTGACCGACGACCCCGGCCGCGGGGGAGTGGCCGAGCACGAGGTCGAGCGGCTCGCCGAGCGGGTGCTCTCGACCCCGGGGCTGCGACTGCGCGGCGTCATGGCCGTGGCCCCCCTGGGTGAGGAGGCGCGTCCGGCCTTCGCGCGCCT
It encodes the following:
- the ftsZ gene encoding cell division protein FtsZ, producing the protein MTTNHNYLAVIKVVGVGGGGVNAVNRMIELGLRGVEFIAINTDAQALLLSDADVKLDVGRELTRGLGAGADPEVGRRAAEDHAEEIEEALAGADMVFVTAGEGGGTGTGGAPVVARIAKSIGALTIGVVTKPFGFEGKRRQAQAEAGVAALKDEVDTLIVVPNDRLLEISERGISMVEAFGTADQVLLAGVQGITDLITTPGLINLDFADVKSVMQGAGSALMGIGSSRGADRAIKAAELAVASPLLEASIDGAHGVLLSIQGGSNLGIFEINDAARLVQEAVHAEANIIFGAVIDDTLGDEVRVTVIAAGFDGGEPSTKVKDRRSSFVDSDGPTATSVAGVSAIADSGATHEPAAWKRPEEPATQAVDPAFDDGDDDLDVPDFLK
- a CDS encoding YggS family pyridoxal phosphate-dependent enzyme; amino-acid sequence: MTDPTDVDGDLGERLARVAAAVDDACTAVGRSPGELTTIVVTKFHPPGLIRALYALGVRDVGENRHQEAQTKAVELDDLDGLRWHFVGQLQSKKARQARRYANAVHSLDRDSVVGALSDDSGSLVDGFVQVNLTDDPGRGGVAEHEVERLAERVLSTPGLRLRGVMAVAPLGEEARPAFARLRAVSERVRSLEASADAISAGMSPDFAEAVAEGATHLRIGTAITGSRPDAR
- a CDS encoding FtsQ-type POTRA domain-containing protein encodes the protein MAPDGTAAEAKSRAVAARRQARRASSERRRVERVEVRRFTRRSRHRRATLVSLGAVVLLLVASVAVAVFTPLLSLQTIRVEGTDRVDAAAVQTALDGQLGTPLALIDFDEVTRELGAFPLIASYVTETAPPHTLVVRIQERQPVATVAAGEGFDLVDPAGVVVQTLDARQEGVPLVDVGGAALDGPAYRSVAEVLLALPVTLRSTVDTVTASTADDVTLQLTSGERVVWGSADESAKKAQVLTGLIADQARRDPGASVEYDVSAPDNGIIRTR